In the genome of Streptomyces lydicus, the window TCCGGTGCGTGAGCTGCGGCTCGGCCGGGAGCTGCGGGCGGTGTGGCCCGCCGGTCAGCGGCCGGCGGGCCCGGCCCGCGAGCTGCTGGGGCTGACCCGCGGGGCGTCCTGAGACTGCGGGACCCGCGGGGGCCTTGAGCGTGCGGGGCCCGTGGGACGTCGTGCCGGGTCCGTGGGGGGCCTGAGCGTGCCGGGCCCGTGCGCGTCCTGAGCGTGCCGGGCCCGCGGGCCGCCGGCGGCCCGGCACGCCCCGTCACTTGGCGGCGGACGCCTCGCCTGCCGCCGCCACCAGGGCCTCCATCACCCGGGTGTCCTCCCCGGCCTCCGGGTGCCACTGCACCGCCAGGGTGAAGCCGTACGCGCCCGGGAGTTCCAGAGCCTCGATGGTGCCGTCCTCCGCGTAGGCGGACGGCACCAGCCCGCGGCCGATCCGGTCCACGGCCTGGTGGTGGTAGGTCGGCACGGAGACCGGCTCGGGCAGCGTCCGGCCCAGCAGCGTCCCGGGGACCGGCTTGATGTCGTGCCGGTCGAAGACTCCGGGGGCGCCGGCATGCCCGTCGAGGTGCTGGACCAGGGTGCCGCCCAGGACCACGTTCAGCAGCTGGAGGCCGCGGCAGATGCCCAGCAGCGGTACGCCGCCCGCCAAGGCGGCCTCGATCAGGGCCAGTTCCCAGGCGTCCCGGTCCAGGGCGGGCGGACCGGTCCTGGGGTGCGGCTCCGCGCCGTAGCGCGCCGGCTGCACATCCGCGCCGCCGGCGATCACCAGCCCGTCCAGGCGGGCCACGGCCGCGGCCGCGGTGTCCGGATCGCCCGGTGGCAGCAGCGCGGCCAGCCCGCCCGAGCGTTGCACCAGCTTCGGATAACCGGCGGGTACCAGGGCGGCGGGCAGGGCCCACACCCCCCACCGGGCCTCTTCCTGGTACGTGCTGATGCCGATGAGGGGCTGGGACATGGGGTGCGGTCCTCCGTGGGGCGGTGGGTGGGTTCGGGCGCGTGAGTGAGTGAGTGGGGGAGCGGGGGAGTACGGGCGGGTGCGGGGACGGACGGGGCCGGCCGGGAGTGCCCGGCCGGCCATGGCTGCGTCCCGGGGGCCGGGCCGGTCAGTCGCGTTCGAGCTCCGCCTCCGCCGCCGCGAGCGCCGCGAACTCCTCCTCGGGGGCCGTGGCCACCAGCCGGTGGCGGGAGTAGAAGGCGAAGTAGGCGAGCGCGACGACATAGACGCCGAGGGCGATGAAGGCGGCTTCCTTGTCGACCAGGAACGTCGCCACCAGCGCCGAGCAGGCCAGGACGAACGCGACGGACGAGGTCAGCATGCCGCCGGGGGTGCGGTAGGGGCGGGGCAGACCGGGCTCGCGGCGGCGCAGCACGAGGTGCGAGAGCGCCATCAGCGCATAGGAGATGGTGGCGCCGAAGACCGCGACATTGAGCATCCGGGCGCCGTCGCCGGTGGCCGCGGCGAGCGCGAAGCCCAGCGCCCCGGGCACCAGCAGCCCCAGGTAGGGGGCCTTGCGGCGGCTGGTCAGGGAGAGGAAGCGGGGCAGGTAACCGGCCCGGGAGAGCGCGAAGAGCTGGCGGGAACCGGCGAAGATGAGGGAGAAGAAGGACGCCACGAGGCCCGCGAGACCGGCGTAGTTGACGATCCGGCTGACGGTGGTCGGCGTGCCGTGCGGCTGCAGCGCCTGGACCAGCGGGTCGCCCACCGACTGGATCGCCGCCGAGCCGCGTGCCCCGGTGGCGGCGGTAAAGGTGATCAGCGCCAGCACCAGCAGGATGCCCATCGCCGCGGCCATCGCCTTGGGCAGCGACCGGGCCGGGTCCTTGGTCTCCTCGGCCGCCAGCGGGACGCCCTCGACGCCGAGGAAGAACCACATGCCGAACGGGAAGGCCGCCCAGATCCCCAGAATGCCGAACGGCAGCCAGGAGTTGGCCCCGAAGGCACCGGCCTTGACGGGGATGTCGTTGAGCGTGTCCACATGGAAGTCGGTCAGGGCGGCGATCGCGAAGACGACGATCGCGGCGACCGCTATGGCGGTGACGATCAGGCTGAAGCGCAGCGCCTCGCCCACGCCCCACAGGTGGATCCCGATGAAGATGGCAAAGCAGGCGAGATAGACCGGCCAGCTGGAGTGGAGTCCGAAGAGGCCGAGCGATTCGACGTAGTCACCGATGAAAATGGAGATCGCGGCGGGCGCCAGTACATATTCGATGAGGATGGCGGTGCCGGTCAGAAAGCCGCCCCAGGTGCCCAGGGCGCGCCGGGCGAAGCCGTAGCCGCCGCCGGCCGTCGGCAGGATCGAGGCCAGCTCCGCCAGCGCGAACACCAGACAGGTGTACATCAGGCCCATCAGGACGGCGGCGATCGCCAGGCCGCCGAAGCCGCCCTGCGCCAGACCGTTGTTCCATCCCGAGAAGTCGCCGGAGACGACATAGGCGACGCCCAGGCCGGTCAGCAGCAGGGGGCCCGCGCTGCCGCGGCGCAGTGTCCGCCGCTCCAGATAGCTCTCGTCGGATGATGCGCCGCCGTCCGGGGAGCTGCCGCCCGGTGACGCGGTGGGCGGTGCGGTCTGCGATTCCGTGCTGTCGGCCATGAGCCGCTCCTGCCTCGCCGAGGGGATAACGAGCAAAGGTTTAGCGGCATACCTTTGCTGGCGAGGTCGGCTCAGCGCAAGACCTGGAGGTAAAAGAATGGTGAACGCGCGCCCACCGTCCCCGGGCGGGCGCTCAGGGTGACGGAGCGGTCGGGGTGACGGAGCGGTCGGGGTGACGGAGCGGTCGGGGTGACGGTGCGGTCAGGGAGAGGGGGCGGTCAGGAATCCCCGCAGCAGCGCCGCGGTCCCGCAGCAGTGCTCGCGCATCACCTCGCGTGCCCCGTCCGGATCGCCCTCCAGCACCGCCTCCACCAGCGCCGTGTGCTGGGTCTGGGAGTGCTCCAGGTTTCTGACCAGCAGTGGAATGCAGTCCAGGAGATCGTTCACCCGCGCCCGCACCGCCGCGTACTGCGCCGCCAGCGACGCCGACCCGGACAGTTCCGCGAGGGTCAGATGCAGCAGGGTGTCGCGCCGGCGGTAGTCGGCGAGCGGTGCGTCCTGGGTGGCGGCGAGCGCCGCCCGCAGCCGGTCGCTCTGCTGGTCATCGAGCCCGTGGGCGGCGCACAGCCCGGCCGCGCCCACCTCCAGCACCTCCCGGAAGCGCAGGGTGTCCTCGACGTCGATCTTCCCGATCCTGCGGCGCAGCTCCGCCTCGTCCGGATTCTCCGAGCGCATCCGGACGAAGGTGCCGCCGTAGCGCCCGCGCCGGCTCTCCACCAGGCCCTCGTCCTGCAGCACCTTCAGGACCTCGCGCAGGGTGACCCGGCTGATCTGCAGCCGCTCGGCCAACTCGCGCTCGGCGGGCAGCCGTTCGCCCCGGGGTACCAGACCGAGCCGGACGATCTGGAGTATCTGCTCCAG includes:
- a CDS encoding gamma-glutamyl-gamma-aminobutyrate hydrolase family protein; protein product: MSQPLIGISTYQEEARWGVWALPAALVPAGYPKLVQRSGGLAALLPPGDPDTAAAAVARLDGLVIAGGADVQPARYGAEPHPRTGPPALDRDAWELALIEAALAGGVPLLGICRGLQLLNVVLGGTLVQHLDGHAGAPGVFDRHDIKPVPGTLLGRTLPEPVSVPTYHHQAVDRIGRGLVPSAYAEDGTIEALELPGAYGFTLAVQWHPEAGEDTRVMEALVAAAGEASAAK
- the eat gene encoding ethanolamine permease; translation: MADSTESQTAPPTASPGGSSPDGGASSDESYLERRTLRRGSAGPLLLTGLGVAYVVSGDFSGWNNGLAQGGFGGLAIAAVLMGLMYTCLVFALAELASILPTAGGGYGFARRALGTWGGFLTGTAILIEYVLAPAAISIFIGDYVESLGLFGLHSSWPVYLACFAIFIGIHLWGVGEALRFSLIVTAIAVAAIVVFAIAALTDFHVDTLNDIPVKAGAFGANSWLPFGILGIWAAFPFGMWFFLGVEGVPLAAEETKDPARSLPKAMAAAMGILLVLALITFTAATGARGSAAIQSVGDPLVQALQPHGTPTTVSRIVNYAGLAGLVASFFSLIFAGSRQLFALSRAGYLPRFLSLTSRRKAPYLGLLVPGALGFALAAATGDGARMLNVAVFGATISYALMALSHLVLRRREPGLPRPYRTPGGMLTSSVAFVLACSALVATFLVDKEAAFIALGVYVVALAYFAFYSRHRLVATAPEEEFAALAAAEAELERD
- a CDS encoding FadR/GntR family transcriptional regulator — protein: MDGAADRLAPVLRPVRAGNGFEEALEQILQIVRLGLVPRGERLPAERELAERLQISRVTLREVLKVLQDEGLVESRRGRYGGTFVRMRSENPDEAELRRRIGKIDVEDTLRFREVLEVGAAGLCAAHGLDDQQSDRLRAALAATQDAPLADYRRRDTLLHLTLAELSGSASLAAQYAAVRARVNDLLDCIPLLVRNLEHSQTQHTALVEAVLEGDPDGAREVMREHCCGTAALLRGFLTAPSP